Proteins co-encoded in one Candida albicans SC5314 chromosome 3, complete sequence genomic window:
- a CDS encoding uncharacterized protein (Putative protein of unknown function, transcription is activated in the presence of elevated CO2), producing the protein MKNQLLDHQEIINSCFKPPQEAIDDLQKHKESFPLGFITSDCSALVDKYGTLKVYQAIDTSLNETGISHAEILSHYPEYIENDSFECFSSQITISNKETGYTCEELLKLREELIYIHRTLDFTIVNKLMAFVTFVEEPVYDNNSLEMMTLTNLINNLDLDFNGTVEHIKVDQFKNRQLLSFQLPMYIRSQARSLFETNFLNKKDKIVKEYDPVISYTQPPGKKGQSEIKDYVCYFIVDLYSGQIPKRRIITTTTTTTKRKSTKTKANSGKQKNILDKCTSKVVSRCRFCAYCRAMTHTKYQCPFIKPCTKCRIKGHKTSSCKNDTLTAEEDTKNLEKKQYFPPLPNKEVQRYTEKESIKSKTLKEPKREVNILLLKKNQVIST; encoded by the coding sequence ATGAAGAACCAATTGTTAGATCACCaagaaattataaattcaTGTTTTAAACCCCCACAAGAAGCCATTGATGATTTACAGAAGCACAAGGAACTGTTCCCACTTGGCTTTATAACATCAGATTGTTCGGCACTTGTCGACAAATATGGAACACTCAAGGTATATCAAGCCATCGATACCAGTTTAAACGAAACTGGTATAAGTCATGCAGAGATTTTGAGTCATTATCCAGAATATATCGAAAATGATTCATTTGAATGCTTCTCGCTGCAAATTACTatttcaaacaaagaaacaGGTTATACTTGTGAAGAATTGTTAAAATTAAGGGAGGAATTGATATATATCCATAGAACATTAGATTTTACAATTGTAAATAAACTCATGGCTTTTGTTACTTTCGTAGAGGAACCAGTAtatgataataattcattagaAATGATGACATTAACAaatttaatcaacaatCTAGACTTAGATTTCAATGGCACTGTGGAACATATTAAAGTAgatcaatttaaaaatcgacaattattatcattccAATTACCAATGTACATTAGATCACAAGCAAGAAGTTTATTCGAAACAAATTtcttaaataaaaaagataaaataGTAAAAGAATATGATCCTGTGATTCTGTATACTCAACCTCCGGGTAAAAAGGGACAATCAGAAATTAAAGATTATGTTTgttattttattgttgatcTTTATTCAGGGCAGATCCCTAAACGAAGAAtcattactactactactactactaccaaaagaaaatcaacaaaaacaaaagcaaaTTCTggtaaacaaaaaaatatactaGATAAATGTACATCAAAAGTTGTATCAAGGTGTCGATTTTGTGCATATTGTAGAGCAATGACTCATACAAAATATCAATGTCCATTTATTAAACCTTGTACTAAATGTCGTATAAAAGGTCACAAAACATCTAGTTGCAAAAACGATACTTTGACTGCCGAAGAGgatacaaaaaatttggaaaagaaacaatatTTCCCACCGTTACCAAATAAAGAGGTTCAAAGGTATACAGAGAAGGAATctataaaatcaaaaactcTTAAGGAACCCAAAAGAGAGGTGAACATCTTGTTACTAAAGAAAAACCAGGTTATATCTACATAA
- the ILV2 gene encoding acetolactate synthase catalytic subunit (Putative acetolactate synthase; regulated by Gcn4p; induced by amino acid starvation (3-AT treatment); stationary phase enriched protein) — protein MISRNLRTSSTKTFYGSILRSQIRSISKNNSQQATAQSTSRPQPSPAFNTADTSTQPIINDPTLNKHQSSAISRKKKEQLMDDSFIGLTGGEIFHEMMLRHKVDTVFGYAGGAILPVFDAIYNSDKFKFVLPRHEQGAGHMAEGYARASGKPGVVLVTSGPGATNVITPMADALMDGVPLVVFSGQVPTTAIGTDAFQEADIVGISRSCTKWNVMVKNVAELPRRINEAFEIATTGRPGPVLVDLPKDVTASILRESIPINTTLPSNALSQITKKAVSEFTSEAIKRAANILNKAKKPIIYAGAGILNNEQGPKLLKELADKANIPVTTTLQGLGAFDQRDPKSLDMLGMHGSAAANTAIQNADCIIALGARFDDRVTGNISKFAPEAKLAASEGRGGILHFEISPKNINKVVEATEAIEGDVTANLQSFIPLVDSIENRPEWFNKINEWKKKYPYSYQLETPGSLIKPQTLIKEISDQAQTYNKEVIVTTGVGQHQMWAAQHFTWTQPRTMITSGGLGTMGYGLPAAIGAQVAKPDAIVIDIDGDASFNMTLTELSSAVQAGAPIKVCVLNNEEQGMVTQWQSLFYEHRYSHTHQSNPDFMKLAESMNVKGIRITNQQELKSGVKEFLDATEPVLLEVIVEKKVPVLPMVPAGKALDDFILWDAEVEKQQNDLRKERTGGKY, from the coding sequence atGATTTCTCGTAATTTGAGAACTTCATCAACGAAAACCTTTTATGGTTCCATTTTAAGATCACAAATTAGATCAATATCGAAAAATAATTCTCAACAAGCTACTGCTCAATCAACTTCACGTCCACAACCATCTCCTGCTTTTAATACTGCTGATACATCTACTCAACCAATCATAAATGATCCAACTCTTAATAAACACCAATCTTCCGCTATTTctagaaagaaaaaggaacaATTAATGGATGATTCATTCATTGGATTAACTGGTGGTGAAATTTTCCATGAAATGATGCTTAGACATAAAGTTGATACCGTGTTTGGATATGCTGGTGGTGCTATTTTACCAGTATTTGACGCCATTTATAATTctgataaatttaaatttgttttacCAAGACATGAACAAGGTGCTGGTCATATGGCTGAAGGTTATGCTAGAGCTAGTGGTAAACCAGGAGTTGTTTTAGTCACTTCTGGTCCTGGTGCCACCAATGTTATAACGCCGATGGCCGATGCATTAATGGATGGGGTACCATTAGTGGTATTTTCTGGTCAAGTGCCAACTACTGCTATTGGTACTGATGCATTCCAAGAAGCTGATATTGTTGGTATTTCTAGATCTTGTACTAAATGGAATGTTATGGTTAAAAATGTGGCGGAATTACCAAGAAGAATTAATGAAGCATTTGAAATTGCTACTACTGGTAGACCTGGTCCTGTTTTAGTTGATTTACCAAAAGATGTCACAGCATCAATTTTAAGAGAATCAATCCCTATAAATACTACATTACCATCAAATGCATTGAGTCAAATCACTAAAAAAGCCGTTAGTGAATTCACTTCGGAAGCTATTAAAAGAGCGGCtaatattttaaataaagCTAAAAAACCAATCATTTACGCTGGTGCGGGgattttaaataatgaacAAGGTcctaaattattaaaagaattagcTGATAAAGCTAATATCCCCgtaacaacaactttacAAGGATTAGGTGCATTTGATCAAAGAGATCCTAAATCTTTAGATATGTTGGGTATGCATGGATCTGCTGCTGCCAATACTGCTATTCAAAATGCTGATTGTATTATTGCCTTGGGAGCAAGATTTGATGATAGAGTCACGGGTAATATTAGTAAATTTGCCCCCGAGGCAAAATTAGCTGCTTCTGAAGGTAGAGGTGGGATTTtacattttgaaatatctcctaaaaatattaataaagttgttgaagCCACTGAAGCTATTGAAGGTGATGTCACCGCCAATTTACAATCATTTATTCCATTAGTTGATTCTATTGAAAATAGACCCGAATGGttcaataaaattaatgaatggaaaaagaaatatccTTATTCTTATCAATTAGAAACCCCTGGTTCTTTAATTAAACCTCAAACtttaattaaagaaatttctgATCAAGCTCAAACTTATAATAAAGAAGTTATTGTTACTACTGGGGTAGGACAACATCAAATGTGGGCCGCTCAACATTTCACTTGGACTCAACCAAGAACTATGATTACTTCTGGTGGATTAGGTACTATGGGTTATGGATTACCTGCTGCTATTGGGGCTCAAGTAGCTAAACCAGATGCTATTGtcattgatattgatggtGATGCTTCATTTAATATGACTTTAACCGAATTATCTTCTGCCGTTCAAGCTGGTGCCCCTATTAAAGTATGTgttttaaataatgaagaacAAGGGATGGTGACTCAATGGCAATCATTATTTTATGAACATAGATATAGTCATACTCATCAATCTAATCCTGATTTTATGAAATTGGCTGAATCAATGAATGTTAAGGGGATAAGAATTACTaatcaacaagaattgaaatctGGTGTTAAGGAATTTTTAGATGCTACTGAACCAGTTTTATTAGAAGTTATTGTGGAAAAGAAAGTCCCTGTTTTACCTATGGTTCCTGCTGGTAAAGCTTTAgatgattttattttatggGATGCTGAAgttgaaaaacaacaaaatgatttaagaaaagaaagaactGGTGGTAAATATTAG
- the FGR23 gene encoding Fgr23p (Protein of unknown function; repressed by a1/alpha2 in white-phase cells, a-specific, alpha factor-induced; Hap43-repressed; flow model biofilm induced; Tn mutation affects filamentous growth) — translation MFASYLLLVLWIIRLVPTTHAHTGNDAEYLLNTVLKRDATSLSRNAYLDSEATSGATNYCSDCDNDEVIVTVDGTSTIWTILLDSTISTLVTTTSTEKTTLTSCGQSCTKSKDASSVSSSSASSSTSRSLIFRTSTKTVTDTTTLPTVTEINTFTTTDSHIVLVYTDINSESTITGDYTFIKNKNTRTVIITDYVTSTVGGETQIVTQTTTSVVYELVVTCPDHDFATTLTGSETFVPPTTAPKPVETPSPEPSTTILSIKSESSVPSATTSVLDTSITLETSSSSIEFSTSTQESSSIGPSSSSSIGSCTSSSISTEESLSTTKLSSSFTSISSWEELSSSFTQSTTSSNAEPSSSFAESFTTESLSSTIEATSSMEDISNNSVLTSSIFSETTTNESSSYTDEPSSSEEITNTYEPSSSTESSTTDQFSSLLSSSLPVTSTSSTTISSATPITTVLSTSITSQDTNCEATITNISTNTLIETITVNGNTTIYTETQLSTYLTSNTSINCPNTNSATTTTTQVIPTATTEQIHTTTLNGSIIVSTETATLKTTVIITHCPECTNESSTSEYSSSLKAESSQQSIPTIESNLSELSVSSTLSLVESTASGKCSGLTTTTFTSIVSTTTESIYTITSNESTFEMTTTVTNIGTIVITTCPTITPVSSSYSSSESLSSSVSTSLLTESNSTISQSTVSTDKSSLTNDNQISTVSTETPLTSITIIETTSKTTESLYTTTSNDSTHIFTTTIIDVQTNTIVTCPTTTSTLTSSHTSDNEKPASLSSSSLIESDHIADGTTTSTTFQSTSTTTVDHHCSSCSEILLSTSSSIIGNKSTSTSISSIETSASSSYHSSEPEVMSSSSSTSIKQSSDSIPSTSQTHVSTTSSSVSSLETTTTTTENSPTSNGFSSSSIVTSVNVPDYVSSSVSSTSSTTSSPSTESSSNGLVSTVTESSTANENTSEITTIDNTSITSEKVTGTNSNPKTSEIIKDATITTSGNVESLHSTTPISSTSIISTNAISSSDTTTLTITNTLTYSIDSITTMKTSSITTAPPPPQQKESSSVLSSSLIINSSTPTIIPTINIPITFEGNANSLGLKNGDNSWIIGIMMIGLLMI, via the coding sequence ATGTTTGCCAGTTATTTATTACTTGTTTTATGGATCATCAGGCTTGTGCCAACCACTCACGCCCATACAGGTAATGATGCggaatatttattaaatactGTTTTAAAACGTGATGCTACTTCTTTATCAAGAAATGCTTATTTAGATCTGGAAGCAACCTCTGGTGCAACAAATTATTGTTCAGATTGTGATAATGACGAAGTAATCGTTACGGTTGATGGTACTTCTACTATTTGGAcaattcttcttgattcaacaatttcaacatTGGTGACTACTACTAGTACCGAAAAAACAACATTAACTTCTTGTGGACAATCTTGCACCAAAAGTAAAGATGCTTCTAGTGTTTCATCGTCTTCAGCTTCATCATCCACTTCGAGAAGCTTAATTTTTAGAACTAGTACCAAAACTGTTACGGACACTACAACCTTGCCAACAGTTACCGAAATTAATACATTTACTACGACCGACTCTCATATTGTACTTGTTTACACTGATATTAATTCTGAATCTACTATAACAGGAGACTATACTTTCataaagaacaaaaatacCAGAACTGTTATAATTACTGATTATGTTACTAGTACTGTTGGTGGTGAAACTCAAATAGTAActcaaacaacaacttctGTTGTTTATGAACTAGTTGTGACCTGCCCAGATCATGATTTTGCAACCACATTGACTGGCAGTGAAACGTTTGTCCCACCAACGACAGCACCAAAACCAGTTGAGACACCATCTCCAGAACCATCAACTACAATTTTAAGTATTAAATCTGAAAGTTCTGTACCGTCTGCCACTACTTCAGTTTTGGATACTAGTATTACTTTAGAAACAAGCAGTTCTTCTATTGAATTTTCTACTTCAACTCAAGAATCTTCCAGTATTGGACCTTCTTCATCTAGTTCCATCGGTTCATGTACTAGTAGCTCAATCTCAACTGAAGAATCATTGAGTACTACTAAATTGCTGTCCAGTTTCACAAGTATTTCATCATGGGAAGAATTGTCATCTAGTTTCACCCAATCAACAACTAGCTCAAATGCTGAACCTTCATCTAGTTTTGCCGAACTGTTTACAACCGAATCACTATCAAGCACCATTGAAGCAACATCAAGTATGGAAGATATATCTAATAACTCTGTTTTGACAAGCTCTATTTTCAGTGAAACTACAACAAATGAAAGCTCCTCCTACACTGATGAGCCTTCCAGTAGTGAAGAAATTACCAATACTTATGAACCAAGCTCGTCCACTGAACTGTCTACTACCGATCAATTTTCAAGCTTGTTATCATCATCGTTGCCAGTGacatcaacatcaagtACAACCATCTCTTCTGCTACTCCAATCACAACAGTTTTATCTACATCAATAACTAGCCAAGATACAAATTGTGAAGCAACAATCACCAAcatttcaacaaatacactaattgaaacaattacTGTCAATGGGAATACAACAATATACACTGAAACTCAATTATCGACATATTTAACATCAAATACAAGTATCAATTGTCCCAACACAAATAGTGCCactactacaacaacacaGGTTATTCCTACCGCTACAACTGAACAAATTCATACTACTACACTAAATGGATCAATTATTGTTTCTACTGAAACTGCAACATTAAAAACTACAGTGATTATTACTCATTGTCCTGAATGTACCAATGAGTCATCAACTAGTGAATATAGTTCATCTTTAAAAGCTGAATCTAgtcaacaatcaattccaactattgaatcaaatttacTGGAACTATCAGTGTCGTCTACTTTATCATTGGTGGAATCCACTGCTAGTGGTAAATGTCTGGgattaacaacaacaacatttaCGTCTATTGTTTCTACAACTActgaatcaatttatacTATAACTTCTAATGAATCAACTTTTGAAATGACAACAACGGTAACTAATATAGGCACAATTGTGATAACTACATGTCCAACTATCACTCCTGTTAGCTCATCATATTCAAGTAGTGAAAGTTTATCATCAAGTGTTTCAACATCATTATTGActgaatcaaattcaactaTTCTGCAATCAACTGTTTCAACTGATAAGTCAAGTTTAACAAATGATAACCAAATATCAACAGTCTCAACAGAAACACCATTAACGTCAAttacaattattgaaactACATCAAAAACAACAGAATCATTAtatacaacaacatcaaatgATTCTACACATATTTTCACTACAACTATAATTGATGTTCAAACTAATACGATAGTCACTTgtccaacaacaacatcaacttTAACGCTGTCACACACTtctgataatgaaaaaccAGCTTCATTGTCATCGTCTTCATTGATTGAATCTGATCATATTGCTGATGGTACTACAACTTCAACTACTTTCCAATCAACTAGTACTACTACAGTTGATCATCATTGTTCTTCATGTTCAGAAATATTGTTAAGCacatcttcttcaattataggaaacaaatcaacttcaactaGCATTAGTTCAATTGAGACATCTGCTAGCAGCAGCTATCATTCAAGTGAACCTGAAGTCATGTCATCATCAAGTTCTACCCTGATTAAGCAGTCTAGTGATTCTATTCCGTCAACCAGTCAAACACATGTATCGactacttcttcttctgttAGTTCTTtggaaacaacaacaacaacaactgaaAATTCACCAACAAGTAACGGTTTTTCAAGTTCGTCAATTGTCACTAGTGTTAATGTTCCCGATTATGTGTCACTGAGTGTTTCTAGCACCTCTAGCACCACTTCTTCTCCATCTACTGAATCTAGTCTGAATGGACTTGTTAGTACAGTTACTGAATCATCGACTGCTAATGAAAATACGAGTGAAATTACtacaattgataatactTCAATCACTTCAGAAAAAGTCACCGGTACCAATAGTAATCCAAAAACTTCAGAAATAATTAAAGATGCTACTATTACCACTAGTGGTAATGTTGAATCATTACATTCAACAACTCCGATATCAAGCACTAGTATAATCAGTACCAATGCTATCAGTTCATCAGACACTACAACGTTAACTATAACCAATACATTAacatattcaattgattcaattacCACTATGAAAACTAGTTCGATTACTAcagcaccaccaccaccacaacagAAAGAAAGTTCATCAGTATTGAGTTCATCGTTAATCATTAATAGTTCTACACCTACAATTATACCAACTATAAATATACCAATAACTTTTGAAGGTAATGCAAATAGTTTAGGGTTAAAGAATGGTGATAATAGTTGGATTATTGGAATTATGATGATTGgattattgatgatttag
- the MEP1 gene encoding ammonium permease (Ammonium permease; Mep1 more efficient permease than Mep2, Mep2 has additional regulatory role; 11 predicted transmembrane regions; low mRNA abundance; hyphal downregulated; flow model biofilm induced): protein MSAEEVIQYISRRKLFTENNEYNESYLLLFTIASSMIWIMIPGLAFLYSGLARRKSALSMIWIVIMSSFVGIFQWYFWGYSLAFSDTSKNSFIGDLHFFGFKNLLGASDDKTTYPDIAYSLFQLQFLLVTLAIIAGGCIAERGRFLPALVFMFCWATVVYCPVVYWIWGGGWASSYRSGALDYAGGGPVEILSGMSAFVYSAFLGRRNETLMINYRPHNISTIFLGTSLLYVGWLFFNGFSCGNPSLKVAYSMMNTHLCGAFGAISWCLLDFRLENKWSMVAVCSGCISGLVAATPSSGMIPLWASVILGITAGIVCNLSTKIKYLLHVDDSLDVWAEHGMAGVVGLIFNALFGSATVIGYDGVTDHQGGWIDHNWKQLYIQIVYILATMAYSGVVTAILCFVINKIPGLHLRIDYNGEEAGVDEDQIGEFAYDYVEVRRDFLDWGIPTVNPTYQNSINDHQQQQQPEVPEITSQQKRVGGGLSGIEETEEKQVQGIPIKRQTQIIDGTTTQSNSDTTSNTSIQEKHDPVEYRPS, encoded by the coding sequence ATGTCAGCAGAAGAAGTAATACAATACATTTCTAGAAGGAAATTATTCACggaaaataatgaatataatGAAAGTTATTTATTACTATTTACAATTGCATCATCAATGATTTGGATCATGATACCGGGTTTAGCATTTTTATATTCTGGATTAGCAAGAAGAAAATCGGcattatcaatgatttgGATAGTTATAATGTCATCATTTGTTGGGATCTTCCAATGGTATTTTTGGGGTTATTCATTAGCATTTAGTGATacttcaaaaaattcatttattggtgatttacattttttcgggtttaaaaatttattaggTGCAAGTGATGATAAAACAACTTATCCAGATATAGCATATTCtttatttcaattacaATTCTTATTAGTGACTTTAGCAATTATAGCTGGTGGTTGTATTGCTGAAAGAGGAAGATTTTTACCAGCATTAGTGTTTATGTTTTGTTGGGCCACCGTGGTTTATTGTCCCGTGGTTTATTGGATTTGGGGTGGTGGTTGGGCCCTGTCGTATAGATCAGGTGCTTTAGATTATGCTGGTGGTGGTCCCGTGGAAATCTTATCGGGTATGTCAGCATTTGTTTATTCAGCATTTTTGGGGAGAAGAAATGAAACTTTAATGATTAATTATCGTCCTCATAATATTTCgacaatttttttgggaacatcattattatatgttggttggttatttttcaatggatTTTCTTGTGGTAATCCTTCACTTAAAGTAGCTTATTCAATGATGAATACTCATTTATGTGGAGCTTTTGGAGCCATATCTTGGTGTTTATTGGATTTCCGTTTGGAAAATAAATGGTCTATGGTAGCAGTTTGTTCTGGGTGTATTTCTGGTTTAGTGGCTGCTACTCCTTCTTCAGGAATGATTCCATTATGGGCATCAGTAATATTAGGTATTACTGCTGGGATAGTTTGTAACTTGTCGactaaaatcaaatatttattacatgttgatgattcatTGGATGTATGGGCAGAGCACGGTATGGCCGGAGTTGTTggattgattttcaatGCATTATTTGGTTCAGCTACAGTTATTGGTTATGATGGAGTTACTGATCATCAAGGTGGTTGGATTGATCATAATTGGAAACAATtatatattcaaattgtttatattttggCCACAATGGCTTATTCGGGTGTTGTTACTGCCATATTATGTTTTGTCATTAATAAAATCCCTGGATTACACCTTAGAATCGATTATAATGGAGAAGAAGCTGGTGTTGATGAAGATCAAATTGGTGAATTTGCTTATGATTACGTTGAAGTGAGAAGAGATTTCTTGGATTGGGGGATTCCAACCGTTAATCCTACTTATCAAAACCTGATCAAtgatcatcaacaacaacaacagccaGAGGTACCTGAAATAACATCACAACAGAAGAGAGTAGGTGGTGGATTATCTGGAATTGAAGAAACTGAAGAAAAACAAGTACAAGGTATACCAATTAAAAGACAAACTCAAATTATTGATGGTACAACAACTCAAAGTAATTCTGATACAACATCAAATACAAGTATACAAGAGAAACATGATCCAGTGGAATATCGTCCCAGTTGA
- a CDS encoding uncharacterized protein (Protein of unknown function; Spider biofilm induced), with protein sequence MQSNSSSPSPLSSFNSKKRFSLGSLRRHKQQSTTTTTQQDQTQSSLLTRNNSINNKSTKIITNDTDSSTIKPEKNNSGHNSHRLSKLFIRNNNNNNDEEEEGFLDDSSTIITPTIKYFNNTISPSSNSNSNSSFFYNKNKAPTSNSSDGSSNRKFKTSSLSNKSPLSKTFKRAYTKVFKKSQIIDTNNNNNNNEKPRLVIRKTMLHDILPSDSDENEDNEKQEEEKAEEGINKVSPNHNDNNNNKDNKKEDEGIENQICIHKSLIFRDVLPTNKSNHTANITKENQYSEHITISPIIILDYMNDLNLKYQ encoded by the coding sequence ATGCAATCGAATTCATCATCGCCATCgccattatcatcatttaattcGAAAAAACGATTTTCTTTAGGTTCATTACGTAGACACAAACAACAatctactactactactactcaACAAGATCAAACACAATCTAGTCTCCTTACTagaaataattcaattaataataaatcaactaaAATCATAACAAATGATACtgattcatcaacaattaaaccagaaaagaataatagTGGTCATAATAGTCAtagattatcaaaattatttattcgaaacaataacaacaacaatgatgaagaagaagaaggattTTTAGATGATTCAAGTACAATAATTACTCCCActataaaatatttcaataatactATTTCTCcatcttcaaattcaaattcaaattcaagtTTCTTCTACAATAAGAACAAGGCCCCTActagtaatagtagtgatggtagtagtaatagGAAATTCAAAACTTCATCCTTATCTAATAAATCACCATTATCGAAAACATTTAAACGAGCATATACTAAAGTATTCAAGAAATCACAAATAATCgatactaataataataataataataatgaaaagcCAAGATTAGTGATTAGGAAAACCATGTTACATGATATATTACCATCTGATTCAGATGAAAACGAAGATAATGAGAAACAAGAAGAGGAAAAAGCAGAAGAAGGAATTAATAAAGTGTCACCCAATCATaatgacaacaacaacaataaggacaacaaaaaagaagatgAGGGAATTGAAAACCAAATTTGTATacataaatcattaatatttCGTGATGTATTACCtactaataaatcaaatcataCTGCTAATATAActaaagaaaatcaatattcTGAACATATAACTATTTCaccaattattattttggaTTATAtgaatgatttgaatttgaaatatcaataa